DNA sequence from the Bacteroidota bacterium genome:
AGAATTTCTCATCATCAACGGAGTTTACCAATACAGCGCGTGGATCGCGGCATTCGCAGGACTCACTATTATTCTGGGCGCGGTGTATATGCTGCGCAGTTTTCAGGTGATCATGCTTGGCGAGAGAAGAACGGCTACCGCATCATTCACTGCATTATCCACGAATGAAATTCTTGTTCTCGTTGGTATTTGCGCCGCAGTACTCGTACTCGGAATTTATCCGAAACCTATTCTCGGAATAATTCAGAATGATGTGCAGGAACTTGTCAACCGTATGGACGCTGTGGCCCACACTTAAAAAATCAGAAAAAATAAAACGGCATTTTTCCGGATAAAAAAATATGAAAGTAATTCTTGTATTAAGCGGTCTTGGAATACTGGTGCTTTTCGCCGAGATGTTCCGTATGCGAAAAGCGCTTTTTCCATTGGTGATCCTGGGAATGATCGCTTCCATTGCAACTGCTATTTCCTATTGGTGGTACGACGACGGAAAACTGGGCCCGCTGTTCAACGGAATGACGGATATGCATCATCACATTCCAACTTCTGCAGAAATTACACCGTTGCATTCCTTCAACCAGATGATCGACTTCGGCCATTCTTCCATCATTCTTTCTTCCATAATTCTTGTCACTGCATTATTGTGGTTCATCATGTCGTTTAAATTTTTCAGGGAAGAATCGAACGAGAGCGATCATTATGCGCTGGTAATATTTTCTCTCGTTGGCGCGGTGATCCTAACGTGCTACAGTAATATGGCGATGCTTTTTCTGGGAATAGAAATTCTTTCCATTCCGCTTTACGTTCTTGCAGGAAGCAACAAAAGTGATCTTTCTTCGAATGAATCGGCGTTCAAATATTTTCTGCTCGGATCTTTTGCTTCTGCATTTTTATTATTCGGCATCGCATTAATTTATGGAGCAACGGGTTCGTTCGATCTGAAAATGATCAGCTACGTGGTGAGCAACACCGCGCCGGGAACTTCCGCAAGTTTGCTTTACGCAGGCGTTCTTCTATTGCTTGTCGGTTTGCTTTTCAAGATCGGCGCTGCGCCATTTCATTTCTGGACGCCTGATGTGTACGAAGGCGCACCCACGCAGGTGACCGCATTCATGGCAACCGTCGTAAAGACCGCAGCCATTGCAATGATCATGCGTTTGTTTCTCACTTCCGTTTTCAACGGCATTACTCCATTCTGGATCCCGGTAATTTCCGTTTGCGTCGGACTCACATTTGTCATTGGAAATATTACTGCTGTTGCGCAGGATCGTGTGAAACGCATGCTGGCTTACTCAAGTATTTCTCACGCCGGATTTTTATTGCTTGCTGTTGCGGCGTTCAGTAATTTTTCTGCAAAGGCAATTATTTATTATGTCGCGGCTTATTCCATTGCTACTATCACTGCATTCACCGTGCTGCTCAATGTGAGCGAACAAACGGGCAGCGATCGCATTGACAATTTCAACGGGCTCGGAAAAAAGAATCCTATGCTCGCGGTTGCCATGACGATCGCTTTACTTTCTCTTGCGGGAATTCCGCCGGCTGCAGGTTTCTTCGGAAAATATTATGTGCTGAATGCAGCTCTCGTCAGCGGGCATTACTGGCTTGCTATTCTCGGAATTCTTGCGTCGCTCGTCGGTGTGTATTATTATTTCCGCATTATCATCGCGATGTATTTCAAAGAAGCGCCGAATGAAAATTTAATCAACGCCGGCATCCCGCACCAGGCGTTGCTTTTTGTGACCGCCGTGGCTACACTCGTTCTCGGTTTGCTTCCTGATCTTTTGCTGAATATAGGAACAGCAACTCCGAATCCAACGACGATCATCACTCCCTAATTTTTTTTCATGCTTAAAAAGTCCGGCCTTTCCTTCTGGATCCTCATCGGACTCGTACTCGGCATTGTTGCCGGAATTATTGCGCATCATCTCATCTGGCAAAATGTAAATGAGGATGCGCTTCCTCCCGCGGTGCGCGAAGGC
Encoded proteins:
- a CDS encoding NADH-quinone oxidoreductase subunit N, with the translated sequence MKVILVLSGLGILVLFAEMFRMRKALFPLVILGMIASIATAISYWWYDDGKLGPLFNGMTDMHHHIPTSAEITPLHSFNQMIDFGHSSIILSSIILVTALLWFIMSFKFFREESNESDHYALVIFSLVGAVILTCYSNMAMLFLGIEILSIPLYVLAGSNKSDLSSNESAFKYFLLGSFASAFLLFGIALIYGATGSFDLKMISYVVSNTAPGTSASLLYAGVLLLLVGLLFKIGAAPFHFWTPDVYEGAPTQVTAFMATVVKTAAIAMIMRLFLTSVFNGITPFWIPVISVCVGLTFVIGNITAVAQDRVKRMLAYSSISHAGFLLLAVAAFSNFSAKAIIYYVAAYSIATITAFTVLLNVSEQTGSDRIDNFNGLGKKNPMLAVAMTIALLSLAGIPPAAGFFGKYYVLNAALVSGHYWLAILGILASLVGVYYYFRIIIAMYFKEAPNENLINAGIPHQALLFVTAVATLVLGLLPDLLLNIGTATPNPTTIITP